In Arvicola amphibius chromosome 1, mArvAmp1.2, whole genome shotgun sequence, one DNA window encodes the following:
- the Nkx6-1 gene encoding homeobox protein Nkx-6.1, whose product MLAVGAMEGPRQSAFLLSSPPLAALHSMAEMKTPLYPAAYPPLPTGPPSSSSSSSSSSPSPPLGSHNPGSLKPPAAGGLSSLSSPPQQLSAATPHGINDILSRPSMPVASGASLPSASPSGSSSSSSSSASATSASAAAAAAAAAAAAAASSPAGLLAGLPRFSSLSPPPPPPGLYFSPSAAAVAAVGRYPKPLAELPGRTPIFWPGVMQSPPWRDARLACTPHQGSILLDKDGKRKHTRPTFSGQQIFALEKTFEQTKYLAGPERARLAYSLGMTESQVKVWFQNRRTKWRKKHAAEMATAKKKQDSETERLKGTSENEEDDDDYNKPLDPNSDDEKITQLLKKHKSGSGGLLLHASEAEGSS is encoded by the exons ATGTTAGCTGTGGGGGCGATGGAGGGCCCTCGGCAGAGCGCGTTCCTGCTCAGCAGCCCGCCCCTGGCCGCCCTGCACAGCATGGCCGAGATGAAGACCCCGCTGTACCCCGCCGCCTACCCCCCGCTGCCCACTGggcccccttcttcctcctcgtcctcctcgtcctcgtcgCCCTCCCCGCCTTTGGGCTCCCACAATCCAGGCAGCTTGAAGCCCCCGGCCGCGGGGGGCCTCTCGTCCCTGAGCAGCCCCCCGCAGCAGCTCTCGGCCGCCACCCCGCACGGCATCAACGACATCCTGAGCCGGCCCTCCATGCCGGTGGCCTCGGGGGCCTCCCTCCCTTCCGCCTCGCCCTCTgggtcctcttcctcctcctcctcgtccgcCTCCGCTACCTCGGCCTCTGCGGCCGCAGCCGCTGCTGctgcggccgccgccgccgccgcctcttCGCCAGCCGGGCTGCTGGCCGGCCTGCCCCGCTTCAGCAGCCTGAgcccgccgccgccaccgcccgggCTCTACTTCAGCCCCAGCGCTGCGGCCGTGGCCGCCGTGGGCCGGTACCCCAAGCCCCTGGCCGAACTGCCTGGCAGGACGCCCATCTTCTGGCCCGGGGTGATGCAGAGCCCGCCTTGGAGGGACGCACGCCTGGCCTGTACCCCCC ATCAGGGATCCATTTTGTTGGacaaagatgggaagagaaaacacaCCAGACCCACGTTCTCTGGCCAACAGATCTTCGCTCTGGAGAAGACCTTCGAACAAACGAAGTACCTGGCGGGGCCAGAGAGAGCTCGCTTGGCCTATTCTTTGGGGATGACGGAGAGTCAGGTCAAG GTCTGGTTCCAGAACCGCCGGACCAAGTGGAGGAAGAAGCACGCGGCCGAGATGGCCACGGCCAAAAAGAAACAGGACTCGGAGACCGAGCGGCTCAAGGGGACTTCGGAGAACGAGGAGGACGACGACGATTACAACAAGCCTCTGGACCCGAACTCTGATGACGAGAAAATCACGCAGCTGCTGAAAAAGCACAAGTCGGGCAGCGGTGGCCTCCTGCTGCACGCGTCGGAGGCCGAGGGCTCGTCCTGA